The proteins below come from a single Treponema phagedenis genomic window:
- a CDS encoding sodium-dependent transporter: protein MKTKKQHRRELFSSHIGMLLACVGSAMGLANIWMFPARLGEFGGITFLIPYLIFLFGFSCFGLMGEYAFGKKFRKGPVQAFEQVFVEKNMPQFGVIGWFPVLSLIGVLAAYSVIMGWILKYLVLAITNSFVAMDAPAVFNSFAGTAANIPWTLLTILVTAIIVSLGIQKGIERYSTIMMATFYIVVFFIVIRALTLPNALQGVIHMFTPNWQVFFKMRVWIYALGMAFFTLSLGGAAMVVYGSYMPEETDVPKTARQTAGLDLLASVMCALFTIPAAFSFGFDPGVGPGLLFISIPNIVTRLPAGYIFGILFFLCALFAALTSSIVMLEVPIEALMSKFRISRKNAAILMSVLAAAIAVPLNFSMSVFGRFTDIVTIIIFPLAAVTGGFVIFWVYGAEKCRVDMNQTAKREIKKWFSPYMKYVYVPVCLLVVIMGILFGGL from the coding sequence ATGAAAACTAAAAAACAACATCGAAGAGAATTATTCAGCAGTCATATAGGCATGCTGTTAGCTTGTGTCGGCTCCGCTATGGGACTTGCAAATATTTGGATGTTTCCGGCTCGCTTAGGCGAGTTTGGCGGAATTACATTCTTAATTCCTTACCTCATCTTTCTTTTCGGATTTTCCTGTTTCGGACTTATGGGAGAATATGCCTTTGGGAAAAAATTCAGAAAAGGCCCTGTTCAGGCATTTGAACAAGTATTCGTGGAAAAAAACATGCCACAGTTCGGAGTAATAGGTTGGTTTCCCGTTCTCTCATTAATAGGAGTCTTGGCAGCTTATTCGGTTATCATGGGGTGGATTCTCAAGTACTTGGTACTTGCAATAACCAATTCGTTTGTCGCCATGGATGCCCCGGCAGTATTTAATTCTTTTGCGGGAACCGCTGCCAATATCCCTTGGACATTGCTAACCATCCTTGTTACCGCCATTATTGTCAGCTTAGGTATTCAAAAAGGAATTGAACGGTACAGCACGATAATGATGGCAACGTTTTATATTGTTGTTTTTTTCATTGTAATTAGAGCATTGACATTGCCGAATGCCCTACAGGGAGTTATTCATATGTTCACACCGAACTGGCAAGTATTTTTTAAAATGCGTGTATGGATTTATGCCTTAGGAATGGCTTTTTTCACCCTCAGCTTAGGCGGAGCCGCAATGGTAGTATATGGCAGCTATATGCCGGAAGAGACTGATGTTCCGAAAACAGCACGCCAGACTGCGGGTCTTGATCTTCTTGCCTCTGTGATGTGCGCTCTTTTTACTATTCCGGCTGCATTTTCTTTTGGCTTTGATCCCGGAGTAGGTCCCGGGCTTCTTTTTATCAGTATTCCCAACATTGTAACAAGATTACCGGCAGGATATATTTTCGGTATCCTTTTTTTTCTTTGTGCCTTATTTGCCGCCCTCACCTCCTCCATTGTTATGCTTGAGGTTCCCATTGAAGCCCTTATGTCAAAATTCAGAATCAGCAGAAAAAATGCAGCTATTTTAATGTCTGTTTTGGCAGCTGCGATTGCGGTTCCTCTTAATTTCAGTATGAGTGTTTTTGGGCGCTTTACTGATATTGTAACCATTATTATTTTTCCGCTCGCTGCGGTAACGGGAGGTTTTGTGATCTTCTGGGTTTACGGAGCGGAGAAATGCAGAGTTGATATGAATCAAACCGCAAAACGAGAGATAAAAAAATGGTTTTCTCCGTATATGAAGTACGTGTATGTACCGGTTTGTCTTTTGGTTGTCATTATGGGAATCCTCTTCGGAGGTTTATAA
- a CDS encoding Cof-type HAD-IIB family hydrolase, translated as MKNADIRLVVCDMDGTLLDDKGSITEENKQAIAALKAKNIDFTIATGRMIQMVQEYVRQLDLTSPMICCNGGFVGTIEKPLFTKSFSASVAKQLLEYFTEENLDYVVYTPACLLKAPNSERVQTYYNYNKLAEQGGSTPIPIFEIKELDRHGGFENILKFLICEYNESKLSTVTKYINAIAGVNGELSMPYLLDIMPEGITKGAGIPTLCDYYKIRPDQICAFGDQVNDISMLKAVGLSFCMENGGDLAKEAAMHITSSNKESGVAEAIRKYIL; from the coding sequence ATGAAAAATGCTGATATTCGATTAGTGGTCTGTGATATGGATGGAACTCTTTTGGATGATAAGGGAAGTATTACCGAAGAGAATAAACAAGCCATAGCTGCATTAAAAGCAAAGAATATTGATTTTACTATTGCAACAGGACGAATGATACAAATGGTTCAAGAATATGTGCGTCAGCTTGATCTAACTTCTCCCATGATTTGCTGCAACGGAGGTTTTGTCGGTACCATTGAAAAACCTCTTTTTACGAAGAGCTTTTCGGCGTCTGTGGCAAAACAATTACTTGAGTATTTTACCGAAGAAAATCTTGATTATGTGGTATATACCCCCGCCTGTTTGTTAAAAGCACCGAACAGCGAGCGTGTACAAACTTATTACAATTATAACAAACTTGCAGAACAAGGCGGGAGCACGCCTATTCCGATTTTTGAAATAAAAGAATTGGATCGGCACGGGGGCTTTGAAAATATCCTCAAATTTTTAATTTGTGAGTATAATGAGTCTAAGCTTTCGACAGTTACCAAATATATCAATGCAATTGCAGGTGTGAACGGAGAGCTTTCCATGCCCTATCTTTTAGATATTATGCCAGAAGGAATTACAAAAGGAGCGGGAATACCGACACTTTGTGACTATTATAAAATACGCCCTGATCAAATATGTGCATTTGGAGATCAAGTTAATGATATTTCCATGCTTAAAGCGGTTGGATTATCTTTCTGTATGGAAAACGGCGGAGATTTGGCAAAAGAAGCGGCAATGCATATAACCTCCTCAAATAAGGAATCCGGTGTGGCGGAAGCGATAAGAAAATATATTTTATAA
- a CDS encoding dicarboxylate/amino acid:cation symporter: MSGKFKLGLLPSLGIGIAAGVLLGLLVPANVMGVLHSIKGVLGSIIFFAVPLVIFGFIAPAICNLKNNAGKMLGVFLGLSYVSAVGASLFSAIAGYILIPFLHVSSTVEGLKDIPTTAFVLDIPPLMPVMTALVMAILVGISVIWTKASTVEKVLNEFQAMVLEIVNRIIVPILPFFIATTFAELAYSGSLTVQLPVFLKIIVIVIVGHFIWMTLLYLIGGLVSKKNPLEVVKHYGPAYTTAIGTMSSAATLPVALRCAHKSKVLPAEIADFAIPLGATTHLCGSVLTETFFCLVISQLLYGTLPSIGTMVLFSVLFGVFAVGAPGVPGGTVMASLGLVISVLGFDQTGTGLLIAIFALQDSFGTACNVTGDGALALILRGIFYNTDGTPKEIKS; encoded by the coding sequence ATGTCTGGTAAATTTAAACTCGGTTTGCTCCCCAGTCTAGGGATCGGTATTGCCGCCGGTGTGCTGTTAGGACTATTGGTGCCGGCAAATGTGATGGGGGTGCTGCACAGCATAAAAGGAGTTTTGGGCTCAATAATCTTCTTTGCCGTGCCGCTGGTTATTTTCGGCTTTATTGCGCCTGCAATCTGTAACCTTAAAAACAATGCGGGAAAAATGCTCGGTGTTTTTTTAGGTTTGTCATATGTTTCTGCAGTAGGAGCATCTCTTTTTTCAGCAATCGCGGGGTATATTCTTATTCCGTTTTTACATGTGTCGAGTACGGTAGAAGGCTTAAAAGATATCCCGACCACCGCCTTTGTGCTTGATATTCCTCCGCTGATGCCGGTTATGACCGCGTTGGTAATGGCAATTCTTGTCGGTATTTCTGTTATCTGGACAAAAGCTTCCACTGTTGAAAAAGTTTTAAATGAATTTCAGGCAATGGTGCTTGAAATAGTTAACAGAATTATTGTACCTATCTTGCCTTTTTTTATTGCAACAACATTTGCTGAACTTGCATACAGCGGCAGCTTAACCGTGCAATTGCCGGTGTTCTTAAAAATTATTGTCATTGTTATTGTCGGGCATTTTATTTGGATGACGCTTTTATATTTAATCGGCGGACTGGTGTCAAAAAAGAATCCGCTTGAGGTGGTAAAGCATTACGGTCCCGCATACACAACCGCAATCGGTACTATGTCAAGCGCGGCAACATTGCCGGTGGCACTTCGCTGTGCGCATAAATCAAAAGTGCTGCCTGCGGAAATTGCCGATTTTGCTATTCCGCTCGGAGCGACTACACACCTTTGCGGCTCGGTATTGACCGAAACCTTTTTCTGCCTTGTCATTTCTCAGCTTTTGTACGGTACCCTGCCTTCTATCGGCACAATGGTTTTGTTCTCGGTTCTCTTCGGTGTATTTGCTGTTGGCGCCCCCGGAGTTCCCGGCGGAACGGTTATGGCTTCCTTAGGCTTGGTTATCAGCGTGCTCGGCTTTGATCAAACGGGAACCGGTTTACTTATTGCCATTTTTGCCTTGCAGGACAGCTTCGGCACCGCTTGTAATGTTACCGGCGACGGTGCGCTTGCCCTTATTTTACGGGGAATCTTTTATAACACGGACGGGACTCCGAAGGAGATAAAGTCATAA
- a CDS encoding leucine-rich repeat protein: MKKTSIIFIMSINLLLFFACRQGVKTPDTVENSSQEVADLAVLLQKDEVVLSWSAFQNTHISSIEITVFPVSANRTVKTPAGIFMTTADKDSFLLKNLEKGKKYRFIVKTIDKNSNKSKGIEIEKFIPFDASDTTPAEEVSDLEITALNKAVFLAWKDPAEDDLHSIQISFVETAKARDELSAIVFTVEPKTEGFRISELEGNKEYTFNIQTIDKNGNKSNGITGKATPFDTREQLLKFSTVPAAEVYTKETVSISLELAAKPVKTLKWANKLHGITWLKNPKNGYCIEQRTPPYTFTVENSGAYSVFVEYEDETIDIQSINIMNIDTEPPYPASDFTVKYNFSKKELLLNNLQYIDDGCGVDKVIIKYDIEGKKQQNIELIQDSSLTSYTIKDVEPSAKVYSFSMKAVDKLGNESKFTPEQKITPTETATIVNVDIDRKKIDTYDSNRSVTVEITGTKLTMAEELKIDVEDIGIIDCAILNEHRARAKITNIPQVKKEYKITVLLRSSGSASLESQKETSFTVCDLAAVNEIKITHADGSKFSTDAYGAIELPKGTTGVMQILLIGSELDIKDTLSGVLFNNSYVNGTVNKNGTESLVEIPLPTAPGTYQIRPVLKRNTQDHYVFVAEATILRISGDAVYQGILLPGYKKAANESSGIIIKGENFDKIDTASLDISVSDGIIKNPKLIDSFTLTAEYLFPDTDMEGKDITVTIDGTKITEKVHSLQIDETGGVVGVFAIPEDGNLLIPNYVTAIKSGAFENQTTLKTIVLPESVSEIEERAFFGCTALQSIEIPEFLRNLGKDVFRGCTALTQIELPKNLVSIGDGAFYLCKSLKTITIPESITDIGNYVFTDSGVTDITIPERVTTIGVSAFYNCENLQRVKLPQNIASIGDNALYNCKSLTSLIFPATISNITIGENAFSGCEKLKIYVPSESIKEKMEKTGEGNQIIVYANSQDDFYFADKNKTELLYIDRQNQEEIFIPKNVCSIKSIAFSENKNLKKVIIPAGVTAIEKDTFKFCTSLETVKLPNTLVSIEQGSFYECAKLKNLVLPSGLKNIGKDAFFGCTALTLTLPLSITDIQYGAFGHNEMNWCKNLIIPSEPKNLLKQKAITNGYSPYRIK, from the coding sequence ATGAAAAAAACATCCATTATTTTTATCATGAGCATCAATCTGCTTTTGTTTTTTGCATGCAGACAGGGTGTCAAAACTCCGGACACAGTAGAAAATTCTTCACAAGAAGTGGCGGACTTGGCTGTTCTCTTGCAAAAGGACGAAGTGGTGTTATCATGGTCGGCCTTTCAAAATACTCATATAAGTTCCATTGAAATTACGGTTTTTCCCGTTTCCGCAAATCGTACAGTAAAAACTCCTGCCGGTATTTTTATGACTACGGCGGATAAAGATTCCTTTCTGCTTAAAAATTTGGAAAAAGGAAAAAAATACCGTTTTATTGTTAAAACAATTGATAAAAATTCAAATAAAAGTAAGGGAATTGAAATAGAAAAATTTATTCCGTTTGACGCATCAGATACAACCCCGGCAGAAGAGGTTTCTGATTTAGAGATAACAGCTCTTAATAAAGCGGTTTTTTTAGCATGGAAAGATCCTGCCGAAGATGATTTGCATTCCATTCAAATCAGTTTCGTTGAAACCGCCAAAGCAAGGGACGAGCTTTCCGCAATTGTTTTCACTGTAGAACCGAAAACCGAAGGCTTTCGTATCTCCGAGCTGGAAGGTAATAAAGAATATACATTTAATATTCAAACCATAGATAAAAACGGAAACAAAAGTAATGGAATTACCGGAAAGGCGACACCGTTTGATACACGGGAGCAATTACTGAAATTTTCCACGGTTCCCGCTGCCGAAGTATACACGAAAGAAACGGTATCTATTTCCCTTGAACTTGCTGCAAAACCTGTGAAAACTCTTAAATGGGCAAATAAATTACACGGAATTACATGGTTAAAAAACCCTAAAAACGGATATTGTATTGAGCAAAGAACACCGCCATATACTTTTACGGTGGAGAATTCCGGGGCGTATTCGGTTTTTGTCGAATATGAGGATGAAACAATTGATATTCAGTCAATCAATATAATGAATATTGATACAGAGCCTCCCTACCCTGCAAGTGATTTTACGGTAAAGTATAATTTTTCTAAAAAAGAGCTGCTATTAAATAATTTACAATATATTGATGATGGCTGCGGTGTAGATAAAGTTATTATCAAATATGATATTGAGGGAAAAAAGCAGCAAAATATTGAGCTTATCCAAGATTCCTCGCTTACAAGTTATACGATTAAAGATGTGGAACCGTCAGCCAAAGTATACAGTTTTTCAATGAAAGCTGTTGATAAACTCGGAAACGAGTCGAAGTTTACGCCTGAGCAAAAAATAACTCCCACCGAAACGGCAACAATTGTCAATGTTGATATAGATCGAAAGAAAATAGATACTTACGATAGCAATCGGTCAGTTACGGTGGAAATTACGGGTACAAAACTTACAATGGCGGAAGAGTTAAAAATTGATGTTGAAGATATCGGCATTATTGATTGTGCTATTTTAAATGAACACCGTGCACGGGCAAAAATAACGAATATTCCTCAGGTTAAAAAAGAGTATAAAATAACTGTTCTGTTACGATCGTCCGGCTCCGCTAGCCTTGAATCGCAAAAAGAAACAAGCTTTACCGTCTGCGATCTTGCCGCTGTCAATGAAATAAAAATAACACACGCAGACGGATCAAAATTTTCTACGGATGCTTACGGTGCAATAGAATTACCGAAGGGAACCACCGGTGTGATGCAAATCCTGCTTATCGGCTCGGAACTTGATATTAAAGATACCCTGTCGGGAGTGCTTTTTAACAATAGTTATGTAAACGGAACAGTGAATAAAAATGGAACGGAATCACTCGTTGAAATACCGCTTCCGACAGCACCGGGGACATATCAAATTCGCCCTGTTTTAAAAAGAAACACACAAGATCACTATGTTTTTGTTGCCGAAGCTACAATTTTGCGAATATCAGGCGATGCGGTATATCAGGGAATCTTGCTTCCGGGCTATAAAAAAGCTGCAAATGAAAGCAGCGGAATAATTATCAAAGGAGAAAACTTTGATAAAATTGACACTGCTTCTCTTGATATCAGCGTTTCAGACGGTATAATTAAAAACCCGAAGCTGATTGACAGTTTTACCTTGACAGCAGAATATCTTTTCCCCGATACAGATATGGAAGGAAAGGATATTACGGTAACAATTGATGGCACTAAAATAACGGAAAAAGTACATAGCCTGCAAATAGATGAAACGGGAGGCGTTGTAGGAGTATTTGCTATTCCCGAAGACGGGAACCTTTTAATTCCGAACTATGTGACGGCAATTAAAAGCGGCGCATTTGAAAACCAAACAACGCTAAAAACAATCGTCTTACCGGAATCAGTTTCTGAAATTGAAGAAAGAGCATTTTTCGGCTGTACGGCTCTACAGAGCATAGAAATTCCCGAATTTCTGCGCAATTTAGGAAAAGATGTTTTTCGCGGATGTACTGCATTGACTCAAATTGAATTGCCGAAAAATCTTGTTTCAATCGGTGATGGAGCATTCTATTTGTGCAAATCTTTAAAAACAATTACCATACCGGAAAGTATTACCGATATCGGAAATTATGTTTTTACAGATTCAGGTGTAACCGATATTACTATACCGGAAAGAGTTACGACAATAGGCGTTTCGGCTTTTTATAATTGTGAAAATTTACAGCGTGTAAAACTCCCTCAGAATATTGCAAGTATCGGTGACAACGCATTATACAATTGCAAATCGTTGACGTCTCTTATTTTTCCCGCTACCATCAGCAATATCACTATAGGGGAAAATGCTTTTAGCGGCTGCGAAAAATTAAAGATTTATGTACCGAGTGAAAGCATAAAAGAAAAAATGGAAAAAACCGGTGAGGGTAATCAAATTATTGTATATGCAAATTCGCAAGATGATTTTTACTTTGCCGATAAGAACAAAACCGAACTCTTGTATATTGATCGCCAAAATCAAGAGGAAATTTTTATTCCTAAAAACGTGTGCTCAATAAAAAGCATAGCTTTTTCTGAAAATAAAAACTTGAAAAAGGTAATAATCCCCGCAGGAGTAACCGCCATAGAAAAAGATACGTTCAAATTCTGCACAAGCCTTGAAACAGTTAAATTACCTAACACACTTGTCTCTATTGAGCAGGGAAGCTTTTATGAGTGTGCAAAACTAAAAAACCTTGTCCTTCCGTCAGGATTAAAAAATATCGGAAAAGATGCTTTTTTCGGTTGTACCGCACTCACGCTTACGTTACCGCTAAGTATTACAGACATACAATACGGTGCGTTCGGGCACAACGAAATGAATTGGTGTAAAAACCTTATTATTCCGAGTGAACCGAAAAACCTGCTTAAACAAAAAGCTATTACAAACGGCTACTCTCCCTATCGGATAAAATAA
- a CDS encoding serine dehydratase subunit alpha family protein, whose protein sequence is MLNQTRIDQYISILKEELVPALGCTEPIAIAYAAAHVRKVLGCEPDSMLIKSSGNIIKNVKGVVVPNSGGMKGMAAAAAIGAMAGNPDKGLEVLSDVTEADIEKTRRFLDTVPCKIEVLDTPATLHLIVEFSAGADSASAEIIHQHTNIVKLIKNGAVLFEKPFDPNESNAALTDRSCLSVKDIIEFANTVDLALVEPLLERQIQYNCEISEEGLKHRYGISYGANLLQFAKEDNTVSIAVKATAEAAAGSDARMSGCTLPVVTNSGSGNQGLAVSIPVIVYARELNLPHEKLLRALLVSNLIAIHQKTKIGRLSAYCGAVSAGCGSGAAITYMNGGTYKQISDTITNTLATVSGIICDGAKPSCASKIAASVNAAIASYRLAMKGEVFSAGDGIVKDNVEKTILGVGTIASEGMVATDKTILHIMVED, encoded by the coding sequence ATGCTTAATCAAACACGTATTGACCAATATATCAGTATTTTAAAAGAAGAGTTGGTGCCTGCACTCGGCTGTACGGAGCCTATCGCGATTGCCTATGCCGCCGCTCATGTACGGAAGGTGCTCGGCTGTGAGCCCGATTCCATGCTCATTAAAAGCAGCGGAAATATTATTAAAAACGTTAAAGGCGTTGTGGTTCCCAATTCCGGCGGCATGAAAGGCATGGCGGCAGCGGCTGCTATCGGCGCAATGGCGGGCAATCCCGACAAGGGTTTAGAAGTGCTTTCGGATGTTACCGAAGCGGATATTGAAAAAACTCGCCGTTTTCTTGATACTGTTCCGTGCAAAATCGAGGTGCTGGACACGCCGGCAACACTCCATTTAATTGTAGAATTTTCCGCAGGAGCCGACAGCGCTTCCGCAGAGATTATTCATCAGCACACAAATATTGTAAAACTCATAAAAAACGGCGCAGTGCTTTTTGAAAAACCTTTTGATCCGAATGAGTCCAATGCGGCGCTTACCGACAGAAGTTGCCTTTCGGTAAAGGATATTATCGAGTTTGCAAATACGGTTGATTTAGCACTTGTAGAACCGTTGCTTGAACGGCAAATTCAGTATAACTGCGAAATCTCGGAAGAGGGCTTAAAGCATCGGTACGGCATTTCCTATGGAGCAAATCTTCTGCAATTTGCGAAAGAAGACAATACTGTTTCTATCGCCGTAAAAGCCACGGCGGAAGCCGCCGCAGGCTCCGATGCCCGAATGAGCGGTTGTACACTTCCGGTTGTTACTAATTCCGGAAGCGGCAATCAAGGGCTTGCCGTTTCTATTCCGGTAATTGTCTATGCGCGGGAGCTTAATCTTCCTCATGAAAAGCTTTTGCGGGCATTGCTGGTAAGTAACCTTATTGCAATTCATCAAAAGACAAAGATTGGCAGGCTTTCCGCCTACTGCGGAGCGGTAAGCGCGGGGTGCGGCAGCGGTGCAGCAATTACCTATATGAATGGCGGAACGTATAAGCAAATCTCCGATACGATTACCAATACGCTTGCCACTGTTTCGGGGATTATCTGCGACGGGGCAAAACCTTCCTGTGCAAGTAAGATTGCAGCTTCGGTTAATGCCGCAATAGCTTCCTACCGGTTGGCAATGAAAGGAGAAGTTTTTTCAGCGGGCGACGGTATTGTGAAAGACAATGTTGAAAAAACAATTCTCGGCGTAGGCACCATTGCAAGCGAGGGAATGGTTGCAACGGATAAGACGATTCTGCACATTATGGTGGAGGATTAG
- a CDS encoding ATP-dependent helicase, giving the protein MKELDYLKVLNPEQLEAVCHLGSPLLILAGAGSGKTRVITTKIAWLIAEQGIMPEQILAVTFTNKAANEMRERAEMLEPSASRAMLRTFHSFGAWLLRRYGDRIGLTSSFTIYDEEDTVVLLMKAMPQLNKNEARFFAGKISRAKDYCIAPDNPLVKNIDNSLEFVKIYAAYEKRLRETGNVDFGDLIQLPVKLLKEDADVQKTLQNRFSVIMVDEYQDSNIAQFELLKALKGSATYLCVVGDDDQSIYRFRGAEVQNILTFADNFEHTKIIRLERNYRSYASILRTADSVVGKNTGRLGKKLIAVKGEGEKPHLFFLPNQETEAELCAELIEKNVSEGDTYSDWAILYRTNAQSLGFETAFLHRKIPYRVIGSLKFYDREEIKDTLAILALIANGRDEVSLRRMINKPPRGIGAVTQEKLITAARTLMFTAEENSFNFETDADFISAIKTLVPKLRLTKKAKTGVSEFIEIITELRKILEIGEGYFDEKDIQNKKIFTDSDSEENNGVSEITASALRAEGLAAFIMKLIEASGLQKFHQDQDEIMGTQKAANLQELANNAVLYPFSLQGLIDFLEHIELDRSLVNADDAKDSVNLITIHNTKGLEFRRVIITGLENGIFPRNAEDIFDLEEERRLMYVACTRAMDSLYLTSASMRRMYGKLSYMQPSIFLSEIDDDLIEISGEDFLNQNPYAVRTNSIAKQENEWGVGKKVYHDDYGYGIIIQSKYVNENAVIVVQFETGYQMKFLPEYQRNVLVTIND; this is encoded by the coding sequence GTGAAAGAATTAGACTATTTAAAAGTATTAAATCCCGAACAACTTGAGGCGGTATGCCATCTCGGTTCTCCGTTGCTGATTTTAGCGGGAGCAGGTTCGGGTAAAACAAGGGTTATTACAACGAAGATTGCATGGCTTATTGCCGAACAAGGAATTATGCCCGAACAGATTTTGGCAGTAACCTTTACGAACAAGGCTGCAAACGAAATGCGGGAACGGGCGGAAATGCTTGAACCTTCCGCATCACGGGCAATGTTGCGCACCTTTCATTCTTTCGGCGCATGGTTGTTGCGGCGTTACGGGGATCGGATTGGCTTAACATCGAGCTTTACTATTTATGATGAGGAAGATACTGTGGTGCTTTTAATGAAGGCAATGCCGCAGCTTAATAAAAATGAAGCTCGATTTTTTGCAGGTAAAATTTCTCGTGCAAAAGATTATTGCATTGCGCCTGACAATCCCTTAGTAAAAAACATTGATAACAGTCTTGAGTTTGTAAAAATATACGCAGCATATGAAAAAAGATTGCGAGAAACAGGAAACGTTGATTTCGGAGATCTTATTCAATTGCCGGTTAAACTTTTAAAGGAAGATGCTGATGTGCAAAAAACTTTGCAAAACAGGTTTTCCGTTATTATGGTTGATGAATATCAAGATTCCAATATTGCACAATTTGAATTACTCAAAGCATTAAAAGGATCGGCTACCTATCTCTGTGTTGTGGGTGATGATGATCAGTCAATTTATCGTTTTCGCGGTGCCGAGGTACAAAACATTCTAACCTTTGCCGATAATTTTGAGCATACAAAAATTATCCGACTGGAAAGAAACTATCGATCCTACGCATCGATATTGCGCACTGCGGATTCTGTTGTAGGGAAAAATACCGGACGGCTTGGTAAAAAACTTATTGCCGTTAAAGGAGAAGGAGAAAAGCCGCATTTGTTTTTTTTGCCCAATCAAGAGACGGAAGCCGAGCTTTGCGCTGAACTCATTGAAAAAAACGTATCGGAAGGGGATACGTATTCCGACTGGGCGATTTTGTATCGTACAAATGCACAATCGCTTGGATTTGAAACCGCTTTTTTACATAGAAAAATTCCCTATAGGGTTATCGGCTCGCTTAAATTTTATGATCGGGAAGAAATTAAAGACACTCTTGCAATCCTTGCCCTAATTGCAAACGGACGCGATGAGGTTTCTTTACGGCGTATGATTAACAAACCTCCGCGCGGTATCGGTGCGGTTACTCAAGAAAAACTTATTACTGCAGCACGCACGCTTATGTTTACCGCAGAGGAAAACAGTTTTAACTTTGAAACCGATGCCGATTTTATTTCCGCAATAAAAACTTTAGTGCCAAAACTCAGGTTAACAAAAAAAGCAAAAACCGGTGTAAGTGAATTTATTGAAATAATTACCGAGCTTCGCAAAATTCTTGAAATAGGAGAAGGCTATTTTGATGAAAAAGATATTCAAAATAAAAAGATATTTACAGACTCGGATTCTGAAGAGAATAACGGTGTAAGTGAGATCACTGCTTCCGCATTGCGAGCAGAGGGACTTGCCGCATTTATTATGAAACTGATTGAAGCTTCCGGCTTACAAAAATTCCATCAGGATCAGGATGAAATTATGGGAACACAAAAAGCGGCAAACTTACAAGAACTGGCAAATAATGCAGTCTTATATCCCTTTTCTCTGCAAGGACTTATTGATTTTTTGGAACATATTGAACTTGATAGGAGTCTTGTTAATGCGGATGACGCAAAAGATTCGGTTAATTTAATTACTATTCATAATACCAAAGGACTTGAGTTTAGACGGGTAATTATTACCGGTTTAGAAAATGGTATTTTTCCTCGTAATGCGGAAGATATTTTTGATCTTGAAGAAGAGCGAAGGCTTATGTATGTTGCCTGCACGCGCGCGATGGACTCGTTGTATCTTACGTCCGCAAGCATGCGCAGAATGTATGGCAAGCTTTCGTATATGCAGCCAAGTATTTTTCTTTCCGAAATTGATGATGATCTTATTGAAATATCGGGAGAGGATTTTTTAAATCAAAATCCGTATGCAGTAAGGACAAACTCAATAGCAAAACAGGAAAACGAATGGGGTGTCGGAAAAAAGGTATATCATGATGATTATGGGTACGGCATTATTATACAGTCAAAGTATGTAAATGAAAATGCGGTTATTGTGGTACAGTTTGAAACCGGCTATCAAATGAAATTTTTGCCTGAATACCAAAGGAATGTTTTAGTTACTATTAATGATTGA